A genomic segment from Lutzomyia longipalpis isolate SR_M1_2022 chromosome 3, ASM2433408v1 encodes:
- the LOC129793708 gene encoding guanine nucleotide exchange factor DBS isoform X11 — protein MGHHLSVYFRSDFLDDSVDKIVIENPAPGHHPVFQHQSSVSSCASIQTVLVQNGQSVERAVSLAPQPPQAVQLQPSGSLSSLTNGTFQQPQHPVPPVSEDPLSVADVADLLHPQYAIITGGKSKDGCPLITFPDHNNFQSLADHDYQKLILYLTSVPSLQEADLGFHLVVDRRKDRWTSVKSVLLKISVYFPGVVHVVYVIRPAGFFQKAISEVSSKFFKDEFRFRLIVCSSLEELHDHISKTQLTGDLGGELTYSHHEWIQQRICLEKFSGLTHQVSCNLDSFIRSIHDTEFPNSVEATQKLLDEQGAEYEKLKDDILAAAKHGEGLLEDLKTRDEGGKEFSERTGIISSIERLLVQLEETERRFDEFWNAHLTRLKHCLELRRFEQDFRELQINFDSHLKTVSEMTEIGETVQRADTLIKETKSFQKLCQSDIDRAEEVIATGQHLISSRGACPREVVQPKCDELTRVCEIVTERLARRVEILAKSRDLMERVEKANKWCAKGVELLASQRIEKCSVSAEIAEQSLQEIVQFLASAAEFKLSSPREFKNVFQESTTPETKALVTQVLQRIDDVSLMCDKRVASLKKLALKPPRPVQTVTPEPAVPLQPPGGAPHPFRTRKSPKIDGLESRPRSMEGPPDSGISINGDTGSSPDSDNSSQQSQNQSDVEARRLKRGHVLAELLETERIYVAEMGSILKGYRDQMLSEEMAALVPPGLQGKEDVLFGNLHELYTFHSEVFLKDLENCISTTELVALCFVQRRDTFYRLYSYYCQNIPRSEQLRETLVDTHLFLQECQKRLGHKLPLAAYLLKPVQRITKYQLLLKDLLRFSDNGTCAKELQKALDCMLIVLKCVNDSMHQIAITGFPADLSQQGELLLQDSFQVWTDSKKDLRLRLKTQQRHIFLYQKAMLFCKQASKTGHNKSTYQYKHYVKMSQIGLTESVRGDPRRFEVWLQGRQEVHTIQASTVDIKNKWVAEIKKVLLNQLEELKGEKIKQYGLNHKQLRHTTSWDTSVSASSTPQRTLSCDSGEANKISNISEDLPLQTPGVSSSSSEQDNQEAGAWSSDYSNSEDEYTNLEDGVQAGSKFIALADYCAMGHSEVSMREGDTVELLKVGCAGWWFVKVLGANLEGWAPAAYLESVNRRPSRIRSQDRLNEH, from the exons ATGGGTCATCACCTTTCGGTGTACTTTAGAAGTGATTTTCTTG ATGACTCTGTGGACAAGATTGTGATTGAGAATCCCGCTCCGGGACATCATCCGGTGTTCCAGCATCAATCCTCGGTGTCGTCGTGTGCTTCAATACAAACGGTGCTCGTGCAGAATGGTCAGAGTGTCGAGAGGGCTGTTAGTTTGGCCCCACAGCCCCCGCAGGCTGTTCAGCTTCAACCCTCTGGGAGTCTCAGTTCGCTGACAAATGGAACGTTCCAGCAGCCGCAGCATCCGGTACCACCGGTCAGTGAGGATCCACTGAGTGTGGCCGATGTGGCGGATCTTCTTCATCCCCAGTACGCCATCATTACGGGCGGGAAGTCCAAGGATGGTTGCCCACTGATCACCTTTCCGGATCACAATAATTTCCAATCACTCGCCGATCATGATTATCAGAAGCTCATTTTGTATCTAACTTCAGTTCCATC ACTCCAAGAAGCTGACTTGGGCTTTCATCTTGTCGTCGATCGCCGCAAAGATCGCTGGACGTCCGTTAAGTCTGTCCTCCTGAAGATCTCTGTTTATTTCCCTGGCGTTGTTCACGTTGTGTACGTAATTAGACCAGCTGGATTCTTCCAAAAGGCCATCTCTGAG GTTAGTTCAAAGTTCTTCAAGGATGAGTTCAGATTTCGTTTGATTGTCTGTTCAAGTCTTGAAGAGCTCCACGATCACATCTCAAAGACACAACTAACGGGTGATTTAGGTGGGGAACTAACCTATTCCCACCACGAGTGGATTCAGCAGAGAATT TGTTTGGAGAAATTCTCAGGCCTAACCCATCAAGTTTCATGCAATCTGGACTCCTTCATCAGGTCAATCCATGACACAGAATTTCCAAATTCCGTCGAGGCAACACAGAAGCTTCTCGACGAGCAAGGTGCAGAGTATGAGAAGCTGAAGGATGACATTTTGGCAGCTGCAAAGCACGGTGAAGGACTCCTTGAGGATCTCAAGACAAGGGATGAAGGTGGGAAGGAATTTTCCGAAAGAACGGGTATTATAAGCTCCATTGAACG ACTCCTGGTGCAGCTCGAGGAGACTGAGAGGCGCTTTGATGAATTCTGGAATGCCCATCTAACACGTCTCAAGCATTGCCTGGAGCTGAGGCGCTTCGAGCAGGATTTCAGGGAGCTTCAG ATTAATTTTGATAGTCACTTGAAGACTGTTTCGGAGATGACGGAGATCGGGGAGACCGTTCAGCGAGCTGATACGCTCATCAAGGAGACAAAATCCTTTCAGAAATTGTGCCAAAGTGACATTGATCGTGCTGAGGAGGTGATCGCAACGGGGCAGCATCTGATCAGTTCCCGCGGAGCTTGTCCGCGGGAAGTTGTTCAACCCAAATGCGATGAATTGACGCGTGTTTGTGAAATTGTCACAGAACGTCTTGCCCGTCGTGTTGAGATCCTCGCCAAGAGTCGCGATCTCATGGAGCGCGTCGAAAAG GCGAATAAATGGTGTGCCAAAGGTGTTGAACTTCTCGCGTCGCAGCGTATCGAAAAGTGTTCCGTATCCGCCGAAATTGCCGAGCAGAGTCTCCAAGAGATTGTACAATTCCTCGCATCAGCAGCGGAATTCAAGCTCTCAAGTCCGCGGGAATTTAAGAATGTTTTCCAGGAGAGTACAACACCCGAAACTAAGGCTCTCGTCACGCAG GTCCTGCAGAGGATCGACGATGTTTCCTTGATGTGTGACAAACGTGTGGCGAGTCTCAAGAAGTTGGCCCTCAAACCACCACGTCCTGTGCAGACGGTCACCCCGGAGCCGGCTGTGCCACTCCAACCACCTGGAGGTGCTCCACATCCCTTCCGTACCCGAAAGTCCCCAAAG ATCGATGGACTTGAATCACGGCCACGGTCCATGGAGGGACCACCGGATTCCGGCATTTCCATCAATGGTGACACAGGATCCAGCCCTGATAGTGACAATTCCTCCCAGCAGTCTCAAAATCAATCG gatGTTGAGGCGCGACGTCTTAAGCGTGGTCACGTTTTGGCGGAATTGTTGGAAACAGAACGGATCTATGTGGCTGAAATGGGATCAATTCTAAAG GGCTACCGGGATCAGATGCTATCCGAAGAGATGGCTGCTCTTGTTCCACCTGGTCTTCAGGGCAAAGAAGATGTCCTCTTTGGGAATCTCCATGAACTGTACACATTTCACAGTGAGGTTTTCCTCAAGGACCTTGAGAATTGCATATCAACTACGGAGCTTGTTGCACTATGTTTTGTTCAAAGA CGTGACACATTCTACCGTTTGTATTCGTACTATTGCCAAAACATTCCGCGTTCAGAGCAGCTCCGTGAGACCCTCGTGGACACCCACTTATTCCTGCAGGAATGTCAGAAGCGTCTGGGTCACAAACTCCCCCTGGCAGCGTACCTCCTGAAGCCGGTGCAGCGAATCACAAAGTACCAACTTCTGCTGAAGGATCTCCTTCGCTTCAGTGACAACGGGACATGTGCGAAGGAGCTGCAGAAGGCACTGGACTGCATGCTAATTGTGCTCAAGTGTGTCAATGATTCGATGCACCAAATTGCCATTACGGGCTTCCCGGCGGACCTGTCGCAGCAGGGTGAACTCCTCCTCCAGGATTCCTTTCAAGTGTGGACAGATAGCAAAAAGGATCTGCGCTTGAGGCTGAAGACACAGCAGCGGCATATTTTCCTCTACCAAAAGGCCATGCTGTTCTGCAAGCAGGCCTCAAAGACGGGACACAATAAGAGCACGTACCAGTACAAGCACTACGTCAAG ATGTCTCAAATCGGCTTGACGGAATCTGTGCGGGGAGACCCGAGACGATTTGAGGTGTGGCTCCAGGGAAGGCAGGAAGTGCACACAATTCAAGCTTCAACGGTGGACATTAAGAATAAGTGGGTGGCGGAAATAAAGAAAGTCCTCCTAAATCAGTTGGAAGAGCTGAAAGGCGAAAAGATTAAGCAGTATGGCCTAAATCACAA ACAACTGCGTCACACAACATCATGGGATACATCAGTGTCAGCAAGTTCAACGCCTCAGCGAACGTTGAGCTGCGATTCAGGTGAAGCCAATAAGATCTCCAACATCTCGGAAGATCTCCCCCTTCAGACGCCAGGTGTCAGTTCATCTTCGTCTGAGCAGGATAACCAAGAAGCCGGAGCCTGGAGCTCGGACTATTCCAACAGCGAAGATGAGTACACAAATCTCGAAGATGGCGTTCAAgcg GGTAGTAAATTTATCGCACTTGCTGATTACTGTGCAATGGGCCACTCTGAGGTGTCGATGCGAGAAGGTGACACAGTTGAACTGTTGAAAGTCGGTTGTGCTGGATGGTGGTTTGTTAAAGTTTTag ggGCAAATTTGGAAGGCTGGGCACCGGCCGCATATTTGGAATCAGTTAATCGGCGACCGTCGCGGATCCGGAGTCAGGATCGGCTGAATGAGCATTAA
- the LOC129793708 gene encoding guanine nucleotide exchange factor DBS isoform X13 encodes MGHHLSVYFRSDFLDDSVDKIVIENPAPGHHPVFQHQSSVSSCASIQTVLVQNGQSVERAVSLAPQPPQAVQLQPSGSLSSLTNGTFQQPQHPVPPVSEDPLSVADVADLLHPQYAIITGGKSKDGCPLITFPDHNNFQSLADHDYQKLILYLTSVPSLQEADLGFHLVVDRRKDRWTSVKSVLLKISVYFPGVVHVVYVIRPAGFFQKAISEVSSKFFKDEFRFRLIVCSSLEELHDHISKTQLTGDLGGELTYSHHEWIQQRICLEKFSGLTHQVSCNLDSFIRSIHDTEFPNSVEATQKLLDEQGAEYEKLKDDILAAAKHGEGLLEDLKTRDEGGKEFSERTGIISSIERLLVQLEETERRFDEFWNAHLTRLKHCLELRRFEQDFRELQINFDSHLKTVSEMTEIGETVQRADTLIKETKSFQKLCQSDIDRAEEVIATGQHLISSRGACPREVVQPKCDELTRVCEIVTERLARRVEILAKSRDLMERVEKANKWCAKGVELLASQRIEKCSVSAEIAEQSLQEIVQFLASAAEFKLSSPREFKNVFQESTTPETKALVTQVLQRIDDVSLMCDKRVASLKKLALKPPRPVQTVTPEPAVPLQPPGGAPHPFRTRKSPKIDGLESRPRSMEGPPDSGISINGDTGSSPDSDNSSQQSQNQSDVEARRLKRGHVLAELLETERIYVAEMGSILKGYRDQMLSEEMAALVPPGLQGKEDVLFGNLHELYTFHSEVFLKDLENCISTTELVALCFVQRRDTFYRLYSYYCQNIPRSEQLRETLVDTHLFLQECQKRLGHKLPLAAYLLKPVQRITKYQLLLKDLLRFSDNGTCAKELQKALDCMLIVLKCVNDSMHQIAITGFPADLSQQGELLLQDSFQVWTDSKKDLRLRLKTQQRHIFLYQKAMLFCKQASKTGHNKSTYQYKHYVKMSQIGLTESVRGDPRRFEVWLQGRQEVHTIQASTVDIKNKWVAEIKKVLLNQLEELKGEKIKQYGLNHKQLRHTTSWDTSVSASSTPQRTLSCDSGEANKISNISEDLPLQTPGVSSSSSEQDNQEAGAWSSDYSNSEDEYTNLEDGVQAEAWNLSVAPTIHAISLFGSSGDICADDDDPKTQNRRSNSTFYVTIDEQDEDFN; translated from the exons ATGGGTCATCACCTTTCGGTGTACTTTAGAAGTGATTTTCTTG ATGACTCTGTGGACAAGATTGTGATTGAGAATCCCGCTCCGGGACATCATCCGGTGTTCCAGCATCAATCCTCGGTGTCGTCGTGTGCTTCAATACAAACGGTGCTCGTGCAGAATGGTCAGAGTGTCGAGAGGGCTGTTAGTTTGGCCCCACAGCCCCCGCAGGCTGTTCAGCTTCAACCCTCTGGGAGTCTCAGTTCGCTGACAAATGGAACGTTCCAGCAGCCGCAGCATCCGGTACCACCGGTCAGTGAGGATCCACTGAGTGTGGCCGATGTGGCGGATCTTCTTCATCCCCAGTACGCCATCATTACGGGCGGGAAGTCCAAGGATGGTTGCCCACTGATCACCTTTCCGGATCACAATAATTTCCAATCACTCGCCGATCATGATTATCAGAAGCTCATTTTGTATCTAACTTCAGTTCCATC ACTCCAAGAAGCTGACTTGGGCTTTCATCTTGTCGTCGATCGCCGCAAAGATCGCTGGACGTCCGTTAAGTCTGTCCTCCTGAAGATCTCTGTTTATTTCCCTGGCGTTGTTCACGTTGTGTACGTAATTAGACCAGCTGGATTCTTCCAAAAGGCCATCTCTGAG GTTAGTTCAAAGTTCTTCAAGGATGAGTTCAGATTTCGTTTGATTGTCTGTTCAAGTCTTGAAGAGCTCCACGATCACATCTCAAAGACACAACTAACGGGTGATTTAGGTGGGGAACTAACCTATTCCCACCACGAGTGGATTCAGCAGAGAATT TGTTTGGAGAAATTCTCAGGCCTAACCCATCAAGTTTCATGCAATCTGGACTCCTTCATCAGGTCAATCCATGACACAGAATTTCCAAATTCCGTCGAGGCAACACAGAAGCTTCTCGACGAGCAAGGTGCAGAGTATGAGAAGCTGAAGGATGACATTTTGGCAGCTGCAAAGCACGGTGAAGGACTCCTTGAGGATCTCAAGACAAGGGATGAAGGTGGGAAGGAATTTTCCGAAAGAACGGGTATTATAAGCTCCATTGAACG ACTCCTGGTGCAGCTCGAGGAGACTGAGAGGCGCTTTGATGAATTCTGGAATGCCCATCTAACACGTCTCAAGCATTGCCTGGAGCTGAGGCGCTTCGAGCAGGATTTCAGGGAGCTTCAG ATTAATTTTGATAGTCACTTGAAGACTGTTTCGGAGATGACGGAGATCGGGGAGACCGTTCAGCGAGCTGATACGCTCATCAAGGAGACAAAATCCTTTCAGAAATTGTGCCAAAGTGACATTGATCGTGCTGAGGAGGTGATCGCAACGGGGCAGCATCTGATCAGTTCCCGCGGAGCTTGTCCGCGGGAAGTTGTTCAACCCAAATGCGATGAATTGACGCGTGTTTGTGAAATTGTCACAGAACGTCTTGCCCGTCGTGTTGAGATCCTCGCCAAGAGTCGCGATCTCATGGAGCGCGTCGAAAAG GCGAATAAATGGTGTGCCAAAGGTGTTGAACTTCTCGCGTCGCAGCGTATCGAAAAGTGTTCCGTATCCGCCGAAATTGCCGAGCAGAGTCTCCAAGAGATTGTACAATTCCTCGCATCAGCAGCGGAATTCAAGCTCTCAAGTCCGCGGGAATTTAAGAATGTTTTCCAGGAGAGTACAACACCCGAAACTAAGGCTCTCGTCACGCAG GTCCTGCAGAGGATCGACGATGTTTCCTTGATGTGTGACAAACGTGTGGCGAGTCTCAAGAAGTTGGCCCTCAAACCACCACGTCCTGTGCAGACGGTCACCCCGGAGCCGGCTGTGCCACTCCAACCACCTGGAGGTGCTCCACATCCCTTCCGTACCCGAAAGTCCCCAAAG ATCGATGGACTTGAATCACGGCCACGGTCCATGGAGGGACCACCGGATTCCGGCATTTCCATCAATGGTGACACAGGATCCAGCCCTGATAGTGACAATTCCTCCCAGCAGTCTCAAAATCAATCG gatGTTGAGGCGCGACGTCTTAAGCGTGGTCACGTTTTGGCGGAATTGTTGGAAACAGAACGGATCTATGTGGCTGAAATGGGATCAATTCTAAAG GGCTACCGGGATCAGATGCTATCCGAAGAGATGGCTGCTCTTGTTCCACCTGGTCTTCAGGGCAAAGAAGATGTCCTCTTTGGGAATCTCCATGAACTGTACACATTTCACAGTGAGGTTTTCCTCAAGGACCTTGAGAATTGCATATCAACTACGGAGCTTGTTGCACTATGTTTTGTTCAAAGA CGTGACACATTCTACCGTTTGTATTCGTACTATTGCCAAAACATTCCGCGTTCAGAGCAGCTCCGTGAGACCCTCGTGGACACCCACTTATTCCTGCAGGAATGTCAGAAGCGTCTGGGTCACAAACTCCCCCTGGCAGCGTACCTCCTGAAGCCGGTGCAGCGAATCACAAAGTACCAACTTCTGCTGAAGGATCTCCTTCGCTTCAGTGACAACGGGACATGTGCGAAGGAGCTGCAGAAGGCACTGGACTGCATGCTAATTGTGCTCAAGTGTGTCAATGATTCGATGCACCAAATTGCCATTACGGGCTTCCCGGCGGACCTGTCGCAGCAGGGTGAACTCCTCCTCCAGGATTCCTTTCAAGTGTGGACAGATAGCAAAAAGGATCTGCGCTTGAGGCTGAAGACACAGCAGCGGCATATTTTCCTCTACCAAAAGGCCATGCTGTTCTGCAAGCAGGCCTCAAAGACGGGACACAATAAGAGCACGTACCAGTACAAGCACTACGTCAAG ATGTCTCAAATCGGCTTGACGGAATCTGTGCGGGGAGACCCGAGACGATTTGAGGTGTGGCTCCAGGGAAGGCAGGAAGTGCACACAATTCAAGCTTCAACGGTGGACATTAAGAATAAGTGGGTGGCGGAAATAAAGAAAGTCCTCCTAAATCAGTTGGAAGAGCTGAAAGGCGAAAAGATTAAGCAGTATGGCCTAAATCACAA ACAACTGCGTCACACAACATCATGGGATACATCAGTGTCAGCAAGTTCAACGCCTCAGCGAACGTTGAGCTGCGATTCAGGTGAAGCCAATAAGATCTCCAACATCTCGGAAGATCTCCCCCTTCAGACGCCAGGTGTCAGTTCATCTTCGTCTGAGCAGGATAACCAAGAAGCCGGAGCCTGGAGCTCGGACTATTCCAACAGCGAAGATGAGTACACAAATCTCGAAGATGGCGTTCAAgcg GAAGCTTGGAATTTATCCGTTGCACCCACAATCCACGCGATAAGCTTATTTGGCTCATCCGGGGACATCTGCGCGGATGATGATGACCCAAAGACCCAAAACAGACGATCCAATTCCACATTCTATGTTACAATTGACGAGCAAGACGAAGATttcaattaa
- the LOC129793708 gene encoding guanine nucleotide exchange factor DBS isoform X12, producing the protein MGHHLSVYFRSDFLDDSVDKIVIENPAPGHHPVFQHQSSVSSCASIQTVLVQNGQSVERAVSLAPQPPQAVQLQPSGSLSSLTNGTFQQPQHPVPPVSEDPLSVADVADLLHPQYAIITGGKSKDGCPLITFPDHNNFQSLADHDYQKLILYLTSVPSLQEADLGFHLVVDRRKDRWTSVKSVLLKISVYFPGVVHVVYVIRPAGFFQKAISEVSSKFFKDEFRFRLIVCSSLEELHDHISKTQLTGDLGGELTYSHHEWIQQRICLEKFSGLTHQVSCNLDSFIRSIHDTEFPNSVEATQKLLDEQGAEYEKLKDDILAAAKHGEGLLEDLKTRDEGGKEFSERTGIISSIERRDYRRLLVQLEETERRFDEFWNAHLTRLKHCLELRRFEQDFRELQINFDSHLKTVSEMTEIGETVQRADTLIKETKSFQKLCQSDIDRAEEVIATGQHLISSRGACPREVVQPKCDELTRVCEIVTERLARRVEILAKSRDLMERVEKANKWCAKGVELLASQRIEKCSVSAEIAEQSLQEIVQFLASAAEFKLSSPREFKNVFQESTTPETKALVTQVLQRIDDVSLMCDKRVASLKKLALKPPRPVQTVTPEPAVPLQPPGGAPHPFRTRKSPKIDGLESRPRSMEGPPDSGISINGDTGSSPDSDNSSQQSQNQSDVEARRLKRGHVLAELLETERIYVAEMGSILKGYRDQMLSEEMAALVPPGLQGKEDVLFGNLHELYTFHSEVFLKDLENCISTTELVALCFVQRRDTFYRLYSYYCQNIPRSEQLRETLVDTHLFLQECQKRLGHKLPLAAYLLKPVQRITKYQLLLKDLLRFSDNGTCAKELQKALDCMLIVLKCVNDSMHQIAITGFPADLSQQGELLLQDSFQVWTDSKKDLRLRLKTQQRHIFLYQKAMLFCKQASKTGHNKSTYQYKHYVKMSQIGLTESVRGDPRRFEVWLQGRQEVHTIQASTVDIKNKWVAEIKKVLLNQLEELKGEKIKQYGLNHKQLRHTTSWDTSVSASSTPQRTLSCDSGEANKISNISEDLPLQTPGVSSSSSEQDNQEAGAWSSDYSNSEDEYTNLEDGVQAEAWNLSVAPTIHAISLFGSSGDICADDDDPKTQNRRSNSTFYVTIDEQDEDFN; encoded by the exons ATGGGTCATCACCTTTCGGTGTACTTTAGAAGTGATTTTCTTG ATGACTCTGTGGACAAGATTGTGATTGAGAATCCCGCTCCGGGACATCATCCGGTGTTCCAGCATCAATCCTCGGTGTCGTCGTGTGCTTCAATACAAACGGTGCTCGTGCAGAATGGTCAGAGTGTCGAGAGGGCTGTTAGTTTGGCCCCACAGCCCCCGCAGGCTGTTCAGCTTCAACCCTCTGGGAGTCTCAGTTCGCTGACAAATGGAACGTTCCAGCAGCCGCAGCATCCGGTACCACCGGTCAGTGAGGATCCACTGAGTGTGGCCGATGTGGCGGATCTTCTTCATCCCCAGTACGCCATCATTACGGGCGGGAAGTCCAAGGATGGTTGCCCACTGATCACCTTTCCGGATCACAATAATTTCCAATCACTCGCCGATCATGATTATCAGAAGCTCATTTTGTATCTAACTTCAGTTCCATC ACTCCAAGAAGCTGACTTGGGCTTTCATCTTGTCGTCGATCGCCGCAAAGATCGCTGGACGTCCGTTAAGTCTGTCCTCCTGAAGATCTCTGTTTATTTCCCTGGCGTTGTTCACGTTGTGTACGTAATTAGACCAGCTGGATTCTTCCAAAAGGCCATCTCTGAG GTTAGTTCAAAGTTCTTCAAGGATGAGTTCAGATTTCGTTTGATTGTCTGTTCAAGTCTTGAAGAGCTCCACGATCACATCTCAAAGACACAACTAACGGGTGATTTAGGTGGGGAACTAACCTATTCCCACCACGAGTGGATTCAGCAGAGAATT TGTTTGGAGAAATTCTCAGGCCTAACCCATCAAGTTTCATGCAATCTGGACTCCTTCATCAGGTCAATCCATGACACAGAATTTCCAAATTCCGTCGAGGCAACACAGAAGCTTCTCGACGAGCAAGGTGCAGAGTATGAGAAGCTGAAGGATGACATTTTGGCAGCTGCAAAGCACGGTGAAGGACTCCTTGAGGATCTCAAGACAAGGGATGAAGGTGGGAAGGAATTTTCCGAAAGAACGGGTATTATAAGCTCCATTGAACG TCGCGATTACCGCAGACTCCTGGTGCAGCTCGAGGAGACTGAGAGGCGCTTTGATGAATTCTGGAATGCCCATCTAACACGTCTCAAGCATTGCCTGGAGCTGAGGCGCTTCGAGCAGGATTTCAGGGAGCTTCAG ATTAATTTTGATAGTCACTTGAAGACTGTTTCGGAGATGACGGAGATCGGGGAGACCGTTCAGCGAGCTGATACGCTCATCAAGGAGACAAAATCCTTTCAGAAATTGTGCCAAAGTGACATTGATCGTGCTGAGGAGGTGATCGCAACGGGGCAGCATCTGATCAGTTCCCGCGGAGCTTGTCCGCGGGAAGTTGTTCAACCCAAATGCGATGAATTGACGCGTGTTTGTGAAATTGTCACAGAACGTCTTGCCCGTCGTGTTGAGATCCTCGCCAAGAGTCGCGATCTCATGGAGCGCGTCGAAAAG GCGAATAAATGGTGTGCCAAAGGTGTTGAACTTCTCGCGTCGCAGCGTATCGAAAAGTGTTCCGTATCCGCCGAAATTGCCGAGCAGAGTCTCCAAGAGATTGTACAATTCCTCGCATCAGCAGCGGAATTCAAGCTCTCAAGTCCGCGGGAATTTAAGAATGTTTTCCAGGAGAGTACAACACCCGAAACTAAGGCTCTCGTCACGCAG GTCCTGCAGAGGATCGACGATGTTTCCTTGATGTGTGACAAACGTGTGGCGAGTCTCAAGAAGTTGGCCCTCAAACCACCACGTCCTGTGCAGACGGTCACCCCGGAGCCGGCTGTGCCACTCCAACCACCTGGAGGTGCTCCACATCCCTTCCGTACCCGAAAGTCCCCAAAG ATCGATGGACTTGAATCACGGCCACGGTCCATGGAGGGACCACCGGATTCCGGCATTTCCATCAATGGTGACACAGGATCCAGCCCTGATAGTGACAATTCCTCCCAGCAGTCTCAAAATCAATCG gatGTTGAGGCGCGACGTCTTAAGCGTGGTCACGTTTTGGCGGAATTGTTGGAAACAGAACGGATCTATGTGGCTGAAATGGGATCAATTCTAAAG GGCTACCGGGATCAGATGCTATCCGAAGAGATGGCTGCTCTTGTTCCACCTGGTCTTCAGGGCAAAGAAGATGTCCTCTTTGGGAATCTCCATGAACTGTACACATTTCACAGTGAGGTTTTCCTCAAGGACCTTGAGAATTGCATATCAACTACGGAGCTTGTTGCACTATGTTTTGTTCAAAGA CGTGACACATTCTACCGTTTGTATTCGTACTATTGCCAAAACATTCCGCGTTCAGAGCAGCTCCGTGAGACCCTCGTGGACACCCACTTATTCCTGCAGGAATGTCAGAAGCGTCTGGGTCACAAACTCCCCCTGGCAGCGTACCTCCTGAAGCCGGTGCAGCGAATCACAAAGTACCAACTTCTGCTGAAGGATCTCCTTCGCTTCAGTGACAACGGGACATGTGCGAAGGAGCTGCAGAAGGCACTGGACTGCATGCTAATTGTGCTCAAGTGTGTCAATGATTCGATGCACCAAATTGCCATTACGGGCTTCCCGGCGGACCTGTCGCAGCAGGGTGAACTCCTCCTCCAGGATTCCTTTCAAGTGTGGACAGATAGCAAAAAGGATCTGCGCTTGAGGCTGAAGACACAGCAGCGGCATATTTTCCTCTACCAAAAGGCCATGCTGTTCTGCAAGCAGGCCTCAAAGACGGGACACAATAAGAGCACGTACCAGTACAAGCACTACGTCAAG ATGTCTCAAATCGGCTTGACGGAATCTGTGCGGGGAGACCCGAGACGATTTGAGGTGTGGCTCCAGGGAAGGCAGGAAGTGCACACAATTCAAGCTTCAACGGTGGACATTAAGAATAAGTGGGTGGCGGAAATAAAGAAAGTCCTCCTAAATCAGTTGGAAGAGCTGAAAGGCGAAAAGATTAAGCAGTATGGCCTAAATCACAA ACAACTGCGTCACACAACATCATGGGATACATCAGTGTCAGCAAGTTCAACGCCTCAGCGAACGTTGAGCTGCGATTCAGGTGAAGCCAATAAGATCTCCAACATCTCGGAAGATCTCCCCCTTCAGACGCCAGGTGTCAGTTCATCTTCGTCTGAGCAGGATAACCAAGAAGCCGGAGCCTGGAGCTCGGACTATTCCAACAGCGAAGATGAGTACACAAATCTCGAAGATGGCGTTCAAgcg GAAGCTTGGAATTTATCCGTTGCACCCACAATCCACGCGATAAGCTTATTTGGCTCATCCGGGGACATCTGCGCGGATGATGATGACCCAAAGACCCAAAACAGACGATCCAATTCCACATTCTATGTTACAATTGACGAGCAAGACGAAGATttcaattaa